One window of Triticum dicoccoides isolate Atlit2015 ecotype Zavitan chromosome 5A, WEW_v2.0, whole genome shotgun sequence genomic DNA carries:
- the LOC119298326 gene encoding uncharacterized protein LOC119298326: protein MAAQITTPILPLLPTPCRRLLRSLGELKPMGPSRTRSRRLVVACAASGGGPPAEKPPQGPSLPPLSEIRWGQLLAPSPDNAAAVALTAALVWAGAALLLQLVLISASIFAAALKYSFVAALLLFVLIALL from the coding sequence ATGGCGGCACAAATCACAACTCCGATTCTACCCCTGCTTCCTACCCCGTGCCGTCGCCTGCTCCGGAGCCTTGGGGAGCTAAAGCCGATGGGGCCTTCTCGCACCAGATCCCGTCGGCTCGTGGTCGCCTGCGCAGCCTCCGGCGGTGGGccgccggcggagaagccgcccCAGGGACCCTCCCTGCCGCCGCTGTCGGAAATACGTTGGGGGCAGCTGCTGGCGCCGTCCCCGGACAACGCTGCGGCCGTGGCGCTGACGGCCGCGCTGGTCTGGGCCGGCGCAGCTCTGCTGCTGCAGCTGGTACTCATCTCCGCCTCCATCTTCGCCGCCGCCCTCAAGTACTCCTTCGTGGCCGCGCTCCTGCTCTTCGTCCTCATCGCGCTCCTGTGA